DNA from Nitrospina gracilis Nb-211:
CGTCGAAGCCCGCACGCAGGGCGCGCTGGACTTCCATCACACTGACGGCGTCGATCTGGATGCCCTGCTTCTTCATCTCCTGCAGGATGACGCGGTTCGATTCCGCCTTCATGGCGTAGCGCACCACCGGCGCGAGGGTCTTGATCTCCGCAATGGCGGCGCGCAGGGTTTTCAGGCTGTACACGTACACCGGGGTGCCGTACTGCCGGGCGATGTCGCGGACGTCCACATCTTCGATTTTCATGCTCTCTCCTGAAAGGCTGTTACCATGAGATTGGGAAACGAGGTTCGGCTTTTATAGCACAAATCCCCTACCCGCCAAAACCGCTTTTGACCACGGCACGGACTGCACGGCCGTTTTCTGTTTGACATCGTCCGGCAGTCTCTTTTAAAACTGAACCATACACTCATTTTCGCAAGAACGCTCACCAGGGGACACCGATCCGGAATGCAGAAATGGACCATTGAAAAATCGAAGGAATTGTACAACATCGACGGATGGGGGTGCGGCTACTTCGGCATCAACGAAAAAGGCCACATCACCGTCCGTCCGGACCAGGCCAACGAACACACGGTCGATCTGAAACTGCTGGTGGACGACATCAAGGCCAAGGGCTATTCCCTGCCGGTGCTGATCCGCTTCTCCGACATCCTCAAGTCCAGCATCGCCAAGCTGGCCCATGCGTTCAAGAAGGCCGCCGCCGACCACAACTACACCGGCGAGTACCACGGCGTGTACCCGATCAAGGTCAACCAGCAGAGGCAGGTCGTGGAGGAGATCGTGAAGTTCGGCCGCGACCACAACATCGGGCTTGAGGCGGGGTCGAAGCCGGAACTCCACGCCATCCTCGCCATCATGGACAACCCCCAGGCCCTGCTCATCTGCAACGGTTACAAGGACGAGTCGTTCATCCGCCTGGCGCTGATGGGGCAGAAGCTGGGCAAGCGCGTGTTCATCGTGGTCGAGCGCCTGTCGGAGCTCAACATGACCCTTCGTGTGGCGAAGGAGCTCGGCATCACGCCGAACATCGGCCTGCGTATCAAGCTGTTTTCCGCCGGCGCCGGACGCTGGGCGTCTTCCGGCGGCGAGTACTCGAAATTCGGCCTGAGCCCGATGGAAACCGTTGAGGCGGTGGAGATCGCCCGCAAAGCGGGAGCGCTCGATTCCATCCAGCTCATCCACTTCCACCTCGGCAGTCAGATCACCAACATCCGCCGCATCAAAAACAGCCTGAAAGAGGTCGGCCGGTATTATTCCGAACTGATGAAGATGGGTTGCAACCTGAAGTTCATCGATGTCGGCGGCGGGCTGGGCGTGGACTACGACGGCTCGAAATCGACCTTCGCTTCCAGCACCAACTACACCGTGCAGGAGTACGCCAACGACGTCATCTACCACCTTTCGGAAATCTGCGAGACGGAAGACCTGCCGCACCCGAACATCATCTCGGAATCCGGCCGCGCCATGACGGCGTACCACTCCATCCTTGTGTTCAACGTGCTGGAGGTGGCCTCGTTTCCGGACTCGGATCACGATTTCCAGATCGATGACGACGCGCCGAGCGTGGTGCAGGAGTTGCACTACGTCCTCGAGCAGGCGTCGAACAAGAACATCACCGAGTCCTGGCACGACGCGCTGGACCTCAAGGACCAGTCGCAGAACCAGTTT
Protein-coding regions in this window:
- the speA gene encoding biosynthetic arginine decarboxylase, which translates into the protein MQKWTIEKSKELYNIDGWGCGYFGINEKGHITVRPDQANEHTVDLKLLVDDIKAKGYSLPVLIRFSDILKSSIAKLAHAFKKAAADHNYTGEYHGVYPIKVNQQRQVVEEIVKFGRDHNIGLEAGSKPELHAILAIMDNPQALLICNGYKDESFIRLALMGQKLGKRVFIVVERLSELNMTLRVAKELGITPNIGLRIKLFSAGAGRWASSGGEYSKFGLSPMETVEAVEIARKAGALDSIQLIHFHLGSQITNIRRIKNSLKEVGRYYSELMKMGCNLKFIDVGGGLGVDYDGSKSTFASSTNYTVQEYANDVIYHLSEICETEDLPHPNIISESGRAMTAYHSILVFNVLEVASFPDSDHDFQIDDDAPSVVQELHYVLEQASNKNITESWHDALDLKDQSQNQFSLGMISLKDKAIADKLFWVICRKIQDLASRLKYMPDELKTLNQRLADKYFCNFSVFQSLPDSWAIDQVFPIVPLQRLDEHPSREATLMDLTCDSDGLIDTFIGNHNMERTLPLHPVNSDPYRIGIFLTGAYQEILGDLHNLFGDTNTVHVSLKKDGTLKYEQIIEGEDVTDVLDYVQFRAEELAGRMAGFLFHSVQNGTLSQQEADQFLHLYKEGLSGYTYLIKPDK